One Spiribacter halobius DNA segment encodes these proteins:
- the serS gene encoding serine--tRNA ligase: MLDPKDLRADPEGVAAALARRGHALDVAEYRALEDERRDLQERTQSLQQERNTRSKAIGQAKARGEDIQPLLDEVADLGDRLKAAEGELERVQAKLREIQLGLPNLPHASVPDGDSEAENVEVRRWGEPPTFDFSPQDHVDLGALHQGLDFEAAARIAAARFVVMRGDFARLHRALAQFMLDLHADEHGYREVYVPYLVNPDALQGTGQLPKFADDLFAIAGEDHPFHLIPTAEVPVTNLAGGQILADEELPQRLVCHSPCFRSEAGSYGKDTRGMIRQHQFDKVELVHITRPAESYDALETLTGHAELVLQRLKLPYRIVTLCTGDMGFAAAKTYDIEVWLPGQERYREISSCSNAEAFQARRMQARWRNPETGRPELVHTLNGSALAVGRCLIAVLENYQEADGRIRVPEALRPYMGGRTVLKPANA, translated from the coding sequence ATGCTGGACCCGAAAGATCTGAGAGCCGATCCCGAGGGCGTTGCCGCTGCCCTGGCGCGTCGCGGCCATGCGCTGGACGTCGCGGAATACCGGGCGCTGGAGGACGAGCGTCGCGACCTGCAGGAGCGCACTCAGAGCCTGCAGCAGGAACGCAACACGCGCTCCAAAGCCATTGGTCAGGCCAAGGCCCGCGGCGAGGATATCCAGCCGCTGCTGGACGAGGTCGCCGACCTCGGCGACCGCCTGAAGGCGGCGGAGGGCGAGCTGGAGCGGGTACAGGCGAAATTGCGCGAGATCCAGCTCGGGCTGCCCAACCTGCCCCACGCGAGCGTCCCCGATGGCGACAGCGAGGCGGAGAACGTGGAGGTGCGCCGCTGGGGCGAGCCGCCGACCTTCGACTTCAGTCCCCAGGATCACGTCGACCTCGGGGCGCTCCATCAGGGCCTCGACTTCGAGGCCGCGGCGCGCATCGCCGCTGCGCGGTTCGTGGTCATGCGCGGGGACTTCGCCCGGCTGCATCGCGCGCTTGCCCAGTTCATGCTCGACCTGCACGCCGACGAGCACGGCTACCGCGAGGTCTACGTCCCCTATCTGGTGAACCCGGACGCCCTGCAGGGCACCGGGCAGCTGCCCAAGTTCGCGGACGACCTCTTCGCCATCGCCGGCGAGGATCATCCCTTCCACCTGATCCCCACCGCCGAGGTGCCGGTGACCAACCTCGCGGGCGGCCAGATCCTGGCGGACGAAGAGCTGCCGCAGCGCCTGGTCTGCCACAGTCCCTGCTTCCGCTCGGAGGCCGGCTCCTACGGCAAGGACACCCGCGGCATGATCCGCCAGCACCAGTTCGACAAGGTCGAGCTGGTACACATCACGCGGCCGGCGGAGTCCTATGACGCCCTGGAGACGCTCACCGGGCACGCCGAGTTGGTGCTGCAGCGGCTGAAGCTGCCGTATCGGATCGTCACCCTCTGCACGGGCGACATGGGCTTCGCCGCGGCCAAGACCTACGACATCGAGGTCTGGCTGCCGGGGCAGGAACGCTACCGGGAGATCTCCTCCTGCAGCAATGCCGAGGCCTTCCAGGCCCGGCGCATGCAGGCGCGCTGGCGCAACCCCGAGACCGGGCGCCCGGAGCTGGTGCATACGCTCAACGGCTCCGCGCTGGCGGTGGGGCGCTGCCTCATCGCCGTGCTGGAGAACTACCAGGAGGCGGACGGGCGCATCCGCGTACCGGAGGCCCTGCGACCATACATGGGCGGGCGCACCGTGCTGAAGCCGGCAAACGCCTAA
- a CDS encoding 23S rRNA (adenine(2030)-N(6))-methyltransferase RlmJ → MNYRHVFHAGNFADVFKHVVLLALLRHLQRKDKPFAYLDTHAGPGSYDLAGDAARRTGEADGGIEQLLAAPGPLPAAVTDYLAQVQAHRRGGTPRAYPGSPALVRGLLREGDHAALCELHPEDGATLAQHYRGDPQVAVHRRDGYEALKALLPPGERRGLVLVDPPFEVRDEFRRLATGLVTAWQRWPQGIYALWYPRVYAEDVAAFHERLADSGLRRLLVAEFQPWPSDVPGRFTGAGMVIANPPWTLPETLQTALPALLEALGAPAGHWRCDWLVPE, encoded by the coding sequence GTGAACTATCGCCACGTCTTTCACGCCGGCAACTTCGCGGACGTCTTCAAGCATGTGGTGCTGCTGGCGCTGTTACGGCATCTGCAGCGCAAGGACAAGCCCTTCGCCTATCTCGACACCCACGCCGGGCCCGGCAGTTACGATCTCGCCGGCGATGCGGCCCGACGCACCGGGGAGGCCGACGGTGGCATCGAGCAGCTGCTGGCCGCCCCCGGCCCCCTGCCGGCGGCCGTCACGGACTACCTTGCGCAGGTGCAGGCGCACCGCCGCGGCGGCACCCCGCGGGCCTATCCGGGCTCGCCGGCACTGGTACGGGGCCTGCTTCGGGAGGGCGACCACGCGGCCCTGTGCGAGCTCCACCCCGAGGACGGCGCAACCCTCGCCCAGCACTACCGCGGCGACCCTCAGGTGGCGGTGCACCGGCGCGACGGCTACGAGGCGCTGAAGGCCCTGCTGCCGCCCGGCGAGCGACGCGGGCTCGTGCTGGTGGACCCGCCCTTCGAGGTGCGGGACGAATTCCGCCGGCTCGCCACCGGCCTGGTCACCGCCTGGCAGCGCTGGCCGCAGGGCATCTATGCCCTCTGGTACCCGCGGGTCTACGCCGAGGACGTAGCAGCCTTCCACGAGCGCCTGGCGGACAGCGGCCTGCGCCGTCTGCTGGTGGCGGAGTTCCAGCCCTGGCCGTCGGACGTGCCGGGCCGATTCACCGGGGCCGGCATGGTGATCGCCAACCCGCCCTGGACGCTGCCGGAGACCCTGCAGACGGCGCTGCCGGCGCTGCTCGAGGCGCTGGGCGCGCCGGCGGGCCACTGGCGCTGCGACTGGCTGGTGCCGGAATAG